A region from the Mycolicibacterium phlei genome encodes:
- the galE gene encoding UDP-glucose 4-epimerase GalE produces the protein MSWLVTGGAGYIGSHVVRALADAGMPVVIIDDLSTGLERFVPGSVPLVRGTLLDAGLVARTLAEHDVTGVIHVAGFKYAGVSVQRPLHTYEQNISAMVTLLKAMDDAGVDKLVFSSSAATYGTPDVDLVTEQTPTAPESPYGVSKLVGEWMIRDAARASGLRHTSLRYFNVVGSGSDELFDVSPHNLFPVVFDMLMRGDTPRINGDDYPTPDGTCVRDYIHVSDLALAHVAAARRLDAGEPLEPVYNLGSGSGTSVREIMTTIREVTGYDFEPVVGPRRPGDPARIVASGELAARDLDWEMRHSLTDMVRSAWIARQKAGDAYPR, from the coding sequence ATGAGTTGGTTGGTGACGGGCGGCGCCGGATACATCGGGTCGCATGTGGTCCGGGCGCTGGCGGACGCCGGGATGCCGGTGGTGATCATCGACGACCTGTCCACCGGGCTGGAGCGCTTCGTACCGGGCTCGGTGCCGTTGGTGCGCGGCACGCTGCTCGACGCCGGCCTGGTCGCCCGCACGCTGGCCGAGCACGACGTCACCGGCGTCATCCACGTCGCCGGCTTCAAGTACGCGGGCGTGTCGGTGCAGCGGCCGCTGCACACCTACGAGCAGAACATCTCGGCGATGGTCACGCTGCTCAAGGCGATGGACGACGCCGGGGTGGACAAGCTGGTGTTCTCGTCGAGCGCGGCGACCTACGGCACCCCCGACGTCGACCTCGTCACCGAGCAAACGCCGACGGCCCCCGAGTCCCCGTACGGGGTGAGCAAGCTGGTCGGCGAGTGGATGATCCGCGACGCCGCCCGGGCCTCGGGGCTGCGGCACACCAGCCTGCGGTACTTCAACGTGGTCGGCTCCGGGTCCGACGAGCTGTTCGACGTCAGCCCGCACAACCTGTTCCCGGTGGTGTTCGACATGCTGATGCGCGGGGACACGCCGCGGATCAACGGCGACGACTACCCCACCCCGGACGGCACCTGCGTGCGCGACTACATCCACGTCTCCGATCTGGCGCTGGCCCACGTGGCCGCGGCGCGGCGGCTGGACGCCGGTGAACCGCTGGAGCCGGTGTACAACCTCGGCAGCGGCAGCGGCACGTCGGTGCGCGAGATCATGACGACGATCCGCGAGGTCACCGGCTACGACTTCGAGCCGGTCGTCGGCCCGCGCCGGCCCGGCGACCCGGCCCGGATCGTGGCGTCCGGCGAGCTGGCGGCGCGCGACCTGGACTGGGAGATGCGGCACTCGCTGACCGACATGGTGCGCTCGGCGTGGATCGCGCGGCAAAAAGCAGGGGATGCGTATCCGCGGTAA